A region of Staphylococcus sp. IVB6181 DNA encodes the following proteins:
- the mroQ gene encoding intramembrane glutamic endopeptidase MroQ, translating to MSRLWFSILTLIVYGLALFGPQVLYRAGVYDNFKGKQLMLATSYTQVILMIAAALIILWMNYKVKNKTQLELQKKVQKRFVVPWALLGLVAVLIYQVIASLINQFVFKIDQPSPNTTGIMKIIQEAPIFIVLVAIAGPLLEEFVFRKVIFGEIFNILKGNKIIRFIIAGTVSSALFASAHNDPDFIIIYFGMGFILAGFYVFTKRIAVPVLIHIFMNSFVVAIQIFFADDIKKMQESVSFIFHLIHF from the coding sequence ATGTCACGACTTTGGTTTTCAATTCTTACCTTAATTGTATATGGTCTTGCACTGTTCGGTCCTCAAGTATTATACCGTGCAGGTGTTTATGATAATTTTAAAGGTAAACAATTGATGCTTGCGACATCATATACACAAGTCATATTAATGATTGCCGCAGCACTTATCATTCTTTGGATGAATTATAAAGTTAAAAACAAAACACAACTAGAGTTGCAAAAGAAAGTCCAAAAACGTTTTGTAGTGCCATGGGCGCTTTTAGGACTAGTCGCTGTACTGATTTATCAAGTCATTGCTTCTCTAATTAATCAATTTGTATTTAAAATTGATCAACCCAGTCCGAATACGACAGGGATTATGAAAATTATTCAAGAAGCCCCTATATTTATAGTATTGGTCGCAATTGCCGGACCATTGCTTGAAGAATTTGTCTTCCGCAAAGTTATATTCGGTGAAATTTTTAATATCCTTAAAGGAAATAAAATCATCAGATTTATCATTGCCGGAACAGTCAGTTCGGCATTGTTTGCGTCAGCGCATAATGACCCTGACTTCATTATTATTTACTTTGGTATGGGCTTCATTTTAGCTGGTTTTTATGTATTTACCAAACGAATTGCGGTGCCTGTATTGATTCATATTTTTATGAACAGCTTTGTCGTCGCAATACAAATCTTTTTTGCAGATGATATCAAGAAGATGCAAGAGTCTGTTTCTTTTATTTTTCATCTGATTCACTTTTAA
- the pmtC gene encoding phenol-soluble modulin export ABC transporter ATP-binding protein PmtC, with amino-acid sequence MKLEQITKKYGTNKVLDAIDFNFGQSRIVGLIGKNGVGKTTLMKVMNGNIINYQGKVNLGPEERIGYLIEHPKLYDNKSGLYNLKIFAQVLGKGYDKAYAQSIIDAFGMSPYIKKKVKKYSMGMKQKLAIAVSLMNKPKYLILDEPTNGMDPDGSIDVLETIQRLVKELDMKILISSHKLEDIELICDRAVFLRDGHFVQDVDMAHGTPTDTTVLELGTALSDEQFKAVLDYLTVHYSILQSHKESGEISLKSIKDYQPLLKGLAGLDVFPKYIETRKTSLRDTYFNINQRGENK; translated from the coding sequence ATGAAACTGGAACAAATAACTAAAAAGTACGGAACAAACAAAGTATTAGATGCGATCGATTTTAATTTCGGTCAAAGCCGTATTGTAGGTTTAATCGGTAAAAACGGTGTTGGTAAAACAACTTTGATGAAAGTAATGAACGGTAATATTATCAATTATCAAGGAAAGGTCAATTTAGGGCCTGAAGAACGCATAGGGTATTTAATTGAACATCCTAAACTCTATGATAATAAGTCAGGACTCTATAATCTGAAAATCTTTGCGCAAGTCCTAGGTAAAGGTTATGACAAAGCTTATGCTCAAAGCATTATTGATGCTTTTGGTATGTCGCCTTACATTAAAAAGAAAGTGAAGAAGTATTCAATGGGGATGAAGCAGAAACTAGCGATTGCAGTATCTCTGATGAATAAACCGAAATACTTAATATTAGATGAACCGACAAACGGAATGGATCCAGACGGCTCTATCGATGTATTAGAAACAATCCAAAGATTAGTGAAAGAGCTGGACATGAAGATCTTGATTTCGAGTCATAAATTAGAAGATATCGAATTGATTTGCGACCGTGCAGTATTCTTAAGAGACGGCCATTTTGTACAAGATGTCGATATGGCACATGGTACACCGACAGATACAACAGTATTGGAACTGGGTACAGCACTTTCAGACGAACAATTCAAAGCAGTGCTGGACTATTTGACGGTGCATTACAGTATTCTTCAAAGCCATAAAGAATCTGGGGAAATTTCATTGAAATCGATTAAAGATTACCAACCTTTATTAAAAGGGCTTGCAGGTTTAGATGTCTTTCCGAAATACATTGAAACACGCAAAACGTCACTGCGTGATACGTACTTCAATATTAACCAAAGAGGTGAGAACAAGTGA
- the pmtB gene encoding phenol-soluble modulin export ABC transporter permease subunit PmtB, whose amino-acid sequence MKRLVLRNLKLRKYSILLYILLLLLSPIFYFFYNPLFGSVLYVILTAFISYITIIESGQPFLLHAQLGKNESYYFYHSLPFNAMQQLNAHYLTTLIMTLFAGAILSLYERVPTGVVLGDSHITTPMYFIGVNLFGHALAFPKCSEVKKDYVPFILYVIGMNIILPIIYVIGIGLFVKFWGVGWDHLPSEDDLVNMISVVIFIIGILSFIFTYLYQFKKIKQTKQLD is encoded by the coding sequence ATGAAGCGATTAGTACTTAGAAATTTAAAGCTTAGAAAATATTCAATACTGCTCTATATATTATTACTCTTGCTGTCGCCGATTTTTTACTTTTTCTATAATCCGCTGTTCGGGTCGGTACTCTATGTGATTTTAACAGCATTCATCAGTTACATCACTATTATAGAGTCAGGTCAACCTTTCTTGCTGCATGCGCAACTAGGTAAAAATGAGAGTTATTATTTTTATCACAGTCTGCCGTTTAATGCGATGCAGCAGTTGAATGCACACTATCTTACAACTTTAATAATGACACTTTTTGCTGGAGCGATTCTTTCACTGTATGAAAGAGTGCCGACAGGTGTAGTGTTAGGAGACAGTCACATTACGACCCCGATGTACTTCATAGGCGTGAACTTGTTTGGTCATGCGTTGGCATTTCCAAAGTGTTCAGAAGTGAAAAAAGATTATGTCCCATTTATTTTGTATGTCATCGGAATGAATATCATACTGCCTATCATTTATGTCATAGGTATCGGTCTATTTGTGAAATTCTGGGGTGTCGGATGGGATCATCTGCCAAGTGAAGACGATTTGGTCAATATGATATCAGTCGTAATTTTTATCATTGGAATATTGAGCTTTATATTCACATACTTATATCAATTCAAGAAAATCAAACAAACAAAGCAATTGGATTAA
- the groL gene encoding chaperonin GroEL (60 kDa chaperone family; promotes refolding of misfolded polypeptides especially under stressful conditions; forms two stacked rings of heptamers to form a barrel-shaped 14mer; ends can be capped by GroES; misfolded proteins enter the barrel where they are refolded when GroES binds), with amino-acid sequence MAKEIKFSEDARQSMLRGVDQLANAVKVTIGPKGRNVVLDKEYTAPLITNDGVTIAKEIELEDPYENMGAKLVQEVANKTNEIAGDGTTTATVLAQAMIQEGLKNVTSGANPVGLRKGIDLAVGEAVKALHDQSQKVENKNEIAQVGAISAADEEIGRYISEAMDKVGNDGVISIEESNGFNTELEVVEGMQFDRGYQSPYMVTDSEKMEATLERPYILVTDKKISSFQDILPLLEQIVQSNRPILIIADEVEGDALTNIVLNRMRGTFTAVAVKAPGFGDRRKSMLEDISILTGAQFITDDLGYDLKDATVDMLGTANKVEVTKDNTTIVNGAGDKNSIDARVSQLKSQIEETNSDFDREKLQERLAKLTGGVAVVKVGAASETELKERKLRIEDALNSTRAAVEEGIVAGGGTALVNVYKRVSEIEAEGDVETGINIVLKALEAPVRQIAENAGLEGSIIVEKLKHAEPGIGYNAATGEWVNMLEAGIVDPTKVTRSALQNAASVAAMFLTTEAVVAKLPEENNDAGNPGMGMPGMM; translated from the coding sequence ATGGCTAAAGAAATCAAATTTTCTGAAGATGCACGTCAATCTATGCTTCGCGGTGTTGATCAACTTGCGAATGCAGTAAAAGTAACAATTGGACCTAAAGGCCGCAACGTGGTATTAGATAAAGAATACACTGCGCCTTTAATCACAAACGACGGGGTTACAATTGCGAAAGAAATCGAACTTGAAGACCCTTATGAAAATATGGGTGCAAAATTAGTTCAAGAAGTTGCAAATAAAACAAACGAAATCGCTGGTGACGGTACAACAACTGCAACAGTACTTGCACAAGCTATGATTCAAGAAGGCTTGAAAAACGTAACAAGCGGTGCAAATCCAGTAGGATTGCGTAAAGGTATTGATTTAGCAGTTGGAGAAGCGGTTAAAGCTTTACATGATCAATCACAAAAAGTTGAAAATAAAAATGAAATTGCGCAAGTCGGTGCCATTTCTGCAGCTGATGAAGAAATCGGCAGATATATCTCAGAAGCAATGGACAAAGTCGGCAACGACGGTGTAATCAGTATTGAAGAATCTAACGGTTTCAACACTGAATTAGAAGTCGTAGAAGGTATGCAATTTGACAGAGGTTACCAATCACCATATATGGTAACTGATTCTGAAAAAATGGAAGCGACTTTAGAACGTCCATACATTCTTGTGACTGACAAAAAAATCAGTTCATTCCAAGATATCCTTCCATTATTAGAACAAATTGTTCAATCTAATCGTCCTATTTTAATCATTGCGGATGAAGTAGAAGGCGATGCATTAACAAACATCGTATTAAACCGTATGCGCGGTACATTCACAGCAGTAGCTGTTAAAGCACCAGGTTTCGGTGACCGCCGCAAATCTATGTTAGAAGATATTTCAATCTTAACAGGTGCACAATTCATCACAGATGATTTAGGTTATGACCTTAAAGATGCGACAGTTGATATGTTAGGTACAGCGAATAAAGTAGAAGTTACTAAAGACAACACTACAATCGTTAACGGTGCCGGCGATAAAAACTCTATCGACGCACGTGTATCTCAATTGAAATCACAAATCGAAGAAACAAATTCAGACTTTGATCGTGAAAAACTTCAAGAACGTCTTGCTAAATTAACAGGCGGTGTTGCTGTAGTTAAAGTAGGCGCAGCAAGCGAAACTGAATTAAAAGAACGTAAATTACGTATCGAAGATGCTTTAAACTCTACACGTGCTGCAGTTGAAGAAGGTATTGTAGCAGGCGGAGGTACTGCTTTAGTAAACGTTTATAAACGTGTAAGCGAAATCGAAGCAGAAGGCGATGTTGAAACAGGTATCAACATTGTACTTAAAGCATTAGAAGCACCAGTTCGCCAAATCGCTGAAAACGCAGGTTTAGAAGGTTCAATTATCGTTGAAAAATTAAAACACGCTGAACCAGGTATCGGTTATAATGCAGCTACAGGCGAATGGGTCAACATGTTAGAAGCAGGTATTGTAGACCCTACGAAAGTAACACGTTCAGCATTGCAAAATGCTGCAAGTGTCGCAGCAATGTTCTTAACTACAGAAGCTGTTGTTGCTAAACTTCCAGAAGAAAATAATGATGCAGGCAATCCAGGAATGGGTATGCCGGGAATGATGTAA
- the pmtR gene encoding PSM export ABC transporter transcriptional regulator PmtR encodes MKILLKNNSEYPIYEQIKQQIKENILKGYISPGDHLPSMRELAKDLRVSLITTKRAYEDLEKDGFVTTIRGKGTYVKEQDNAILKEKQFIVIEDLTKSLVKEAKTIGMPLEELNEILALIYEEENE; translated from the coding sequence ATGAAAATACTGCTTAAAAATAATAGTGAATATCCGATATATGAACAAATTAAGCAGCAAATCAAAGAGAACATACTCAAAGGTTATATTTCTCCCGGTGATCACCTTCCATCTATGAGAGAACTTGCGAAAGATTTACGTGTGAGTCTTATTACTACAAAGCGTGCATATGAAGATTTAGAAAAAGATGGATTTGTGACTACTATCAGGGGAAAGGGCACTTACGTTAAAGAACAAGACAATGCGATTTTAAAAGAAAAACAATTCATAGTTATTGAGGATTTAACTAAGTCATTAGTAAAGGAAGCCAAAACAATCGGCATGCCTTTAGAAGAGCTAAATGAAATCTTAGCACTTATCTATGAGGAGGAAAATGAATGA
- the pmtA gene encoding phenol-soluble modulin export ABC transporter ATP-binding protein PmtA → MIEKAIDVQSLDYRRKNFELNNISFHVPQGFVTGFIGANGAGKTTIIRLIMNLLHRQSGSIKVLGQPLTQEESAIKAQIGFIYSELYLNQKWKIAKIEKYIAPMYDNWDSELFHHYIAKFNLPLKKKIKTFSTGMKMKLSFAIAFSHHAKLFILDEPTAGLDPNSRNEVLEIIQDELIKEDVSVFFSTHIISDIEKIADHLVYLKDGEIIFNEQKDVLLTDYQIVRGSTEDLDEELKSYFINLKIKQTGFEGLTTEANAFKELFGNRVEITQPSIEELMVNIEQAGVSFNEAGELR, encoded by the coding sequence ATGATAGAAAAAGCAATCGATGTTCAGTCACTAGATTACCGCAGAAAAAATTTCGAGCTTAACAATATTTCTTTTCATGTACCTCAAGGATTTGTGACAGGTTTCATCGGAGCGAACGGTGCAGGCAAAACCACAATTATCCGATTGATTATGAATCTGCTTCACCGTCAGTCCGGCAGTATTAAGGTGTTAGGCCAACCATTAACCCAAGAAGAAAGTGCGATTAAAGCACAGATTGGTTTTATCTACTCTGAGCTATACCTCAATCAAAAATGGAAAATTGCTAAAATCGAAAAATATATTGCGCCCATGTATGATAATTGGGATTCTGAGCTGTTTCATCATTACATAGCAAAGTTTAATCTTCCGCTCAAAAAGAAAATCAAAACATTTTCTACTGGAATGAAGATGAAACTTTCTTTTGCGATTGCATTCAGCCATCACGCTAAATTGTTTATTTTAGATGAACCCACTGCTGGTTTAGATCCTAATTCTCGTAATGAAGTATTAGAGATTATTCAAGACGAACTGATTAAAGAAGATGTTTCAGTGTTCTTTTCAACACATATTATTTCAGATATCGAAAAGATTGCAGATCATCTTGTCTATCTTAAAGACGGTGAAATCATCTTTAATGAACAAAAAGATGTATTGCTGACGGATTATCAAATCGTCAGAGGCAGCACAGAAGATTTGGATGAAGAGCTGAAAAGCTACTTTATTAATCTGAAAATCAAACAAACAGGTTTTGAAGGCTTAACTACAGAAGCGAACGCCTTCAAGGAGTTATTCGGCAACCGTGTTGAGATAACGCAGCCCTCAATAGAAGAGCTGATGGTCAATATTGAACAAGCAGGCGTCAGTTTTAATGAAGCAGGTGAGTTAAGATGA
- a CDS encoding low specificity L-threonine aldolase has translation MISFENDYLEGAHEKVLEKLVETNYVQESGYGNDEYTHEAIAKIREEIGLPNASVYFLIGGTQTNQVVINAMLNKYEGVIAGNTGHISVHESGAIEFSGHKVLTLPSDNGKITSQQVKAYIDDFYEDSNYKHMVYPGMVYISYPTEYGTLYSKEELESLSNTCRSYNIPLYIDGARLGYALVSQESDVTMEDIANYADVFYIGGTKIGALCGEAIVFTRDNEPRHFTSIIKQHGALVAKSRLIGVQFSALFTDHLYLDISKHAIKMALKLKEAFVNKGYQLYLDSPTNQQFFIMDNATIDKLSQFVKFTCWEKYDDAHKIVRFATSWATREEDVDYLKNHI, from the coding sequence ATGATATCTTTTGAAAACGACTATCTAGAAGGTGCACATGAAAAAGTATTAGAAAAATTAGTAGAAACGAATTATGTACAAGAATCTGGATATGGCAATGATGAATATACACATGAAGCCATAGCTAAGATCAGAGAAGAAATCGGCCTTCCAAACGCCTCAGTTTATTTTTTAATCGGCGGTACGCAGACAAACCAAGTAGTCATTAATGCGATGCTGAATAAATATGAAGGGGTGATAGCCGGGAACACAGGGCATATCAGTGTACATGAATCAGGAGCGATTGAATTCAGCGGACATAAGGTACTAACATTACCTTCTGACAATGGTAAAATCACATCGCAGCAAGTTAAAGCATATATCGATGATTTTTATGAAGACTCAAATTATAAACACATGGTTTATCCGGGTATGGTTTACATCTCCTACCCCACTGAATACGGTACGCTATACTCTAAAGAAGAATTGGAAAGTCTATCCAATACCTGCAGATCTTACAATATTCCTTTATATATCGATGGTGCGCGTTTAGGTTATGCTTTGGTCAGTCAAGAATCTGATGTGACCATGGAGGATATTGCTAACTATGCGGATGTCTTTTACATAGGCGGTACTAAAATCGGCGCATTGTGCGGAGAAGCTATTGTATTTACGCGTGATAATGAACCTAGGCACTTTACTTCTATCATTAAACAACATGGTGCTTTGGTCGCAAAAAGCCGCTTAATCGGTGTTCAATTCAGTGCATTGTTTACTGATCACCTTTATCTTGATATCAGTAAACACGCCATCAAAATGGCATTAAAACTAAAAGAAGCATTTGTGAACAAAGGCTATCAGCTGTATTTAGATTCACCAACCAATCAGCAATTCTTCATTATGGATAACGCTACTATTGATAAACTCTCACAATTTGTAAAATTCACTTGTTGGGAAAAATATGATGATGCCCATAAAATTGTAAGATTTGCGACAAGTTGGGCAACTCGAGAAGAAGATGTTGATTATTTGAAAAATCATATTTAG
- a CDS encoding aminotransferase class I/II-fold pyridoxal phosphate-dependent enzyme, which translates to MNPLALDLNEQLTQSNPVILDMLSDLGKHMFYPKGILSQSAEAKATKYNATIGMATDDNGKLYSQTIFDLYQHLDPDEIFPYAPPQGLETLRELWQAKILKENSDLTDEQISKPIVTNALTHGLSILADLFVNPGDTLLLPVQNWGNYKLIFNTRHGADIQTYSIFDKDNRYTTDGFVETLENYENDKVILLLNYPNNPTGYTPTADQVKVIADAIKKLADRGTKVITIVDDAYYGLFYEDVYTQSLFSALTQLESENILPVRLDGATKEFFAWGLRVGFITFGVTDKATKSVLEAKVKGLIRSNISSGPMPSQSAVQYVLQPENREAFEADIQRHIDTLRERYEVTKEVVYDEKFATYWRPYDFNSGYFMAIQVSGVDAEALRKHLIEAYSIGTIALNKTDIRVAFSCIEKQDTPHVFESIAKGIEDLRG; encoded by the coding sequence ATGAATCCATTAGCGCTTGATTTAAACGAGCAACTTACACAATCCAATCCAGTCATATTAGATATGTTATCTGATTTAGGTAAACATATGTTTTATCCTAAAGGTATTTTATCTCAATCAGCAGAAGCAAAAGCAACGAAGTATAATGCAACTATCGGTATGGCTACAGATGATAATGGAAAACTGTATTCACAAACTATCTTTGATCTATATCAACATTTGGATCCAGATGAAATTTTCCCTTATGCACCACCGCAAGGTTTAGAAACATTGCGTGAATTATGGCAAGCAAAGATTTTAAAAGAAAACTCGGATTTAACAGATGAACAAATTTCAAAACCTATTGTCACAAATGCTTTGACACATGGCTTATCTATCTTAGCTGATTTGTTTGTTAATCCTGGCGATACATTATTATTACCTGTTCAAAACTGGGGCAACTATAAATTAATCTTTAATACACGCCATGGTGCAGATATTCAAACTTATTCCATCTTCGATAAAGATAACCGCTATACAACAGACGGCTTTGTGGAAACATTGGAAAACTATGAAAATGATAAAGTCATCTTATTATTGAACTACCCGAATAACCCGACAGGTTATACACCTACTGCAGATCAAGTTAAAGTGATTGCAGACGCGATTAAAAAATTAGCAGATCGCGGTACAAAAGTGATTACAATCGTAGATGATGCTTATTACGGTTTATTCTATGAAGATGTGTACACACAATCTTTATTCTCAGCACTTACTCAACTTGAGTCTGAAAATATCTTGCCTGTACGCTTAGACGGTGCGACAAAAGAATTCTTCGCATGGGGCTTGCGTGTCGGTTTCATTACTTTCGGTGTAACAGACAAAGCAACAAAATCTGTATTAGAAGCGAAAGTCAAAGGCTTAATCCGCAGCAACATTTCAAGCGGACCTATGCCATCTCAAAGTGCAGTTCAATATGTATTGCAGCCTGAAAACCGAGAAGCGTTTGAAGCAGATATTCAACGCCATATCGACACATTGCGTGAACGTTATGAAGTCACTAAAGAAGTTGTTTATGATGAAAAATTCGCAACTTATTGGAGACCTTACGATTTCAACTCAGGTTACTTCATGGCTATCCAAGTAAGCGGTGTAGATGCAGAAGCATTGCGCAAACACTTAATTGAAGCATACTCAATCGGCACAATTGCTTTAAATAAAACAGATATTCGTGTCGCATTCAGCTGTATTGAAAAACAAGATACTCCTCATGTCTTTGAATCTATTGCTAAAGGTATTGAAGATTTAAGAGGTTAA
- a CDS encoding ISL3 family transposase has product MTHCIAKTLDYKGKNITFSDDVQEVYFNLVRTLLFKGTLTYTPDCCENCGAVNENHRIVKNGKRKTMIKLMKIQGSPSYLELKKQRFFCRSCHSSFVAKTNFVKKHHNFCNKLALHILYQSHENRSCKGIAYDNNVSSASVIRYINKTANSVKLGPFNELPKHIMVDEFKSVKNVVGKMSFIFCDGDTHQIVDILPDRRKRALFAYFIRFDREVRKRVETVTTDMYSPYISLFKQLFPNAKIILDRFHLVQALNRELNRVRIRIMNEKRHKDGKYYRKLKHYWKLILKPSESLNSTLYKDNKLFPGLESEKSMINFILGESPELKDVYDKVNALRTSIKTNENHKLTHQILKYLKDRNTDGILKRVLKSFRNFLPEIMNALNHPGRSNGPIEAINNNIKVLKRIAYGYRNFYNFRNRILIKFKLLAKKKHRFHTPLPKAA; this is encoded by the coding sequence ATGACACATTGTATAGCAAAAACACTTGATTATAAAGGGAAAAATATTACTTTTTCTGATGATGTTCAGGAAGTTTACTTTAACTTGGTAAGAACTCTACTATTTAAAGGCACTTTGACATACACACCAGATTGTTGTGAAAACTGCGGAGCAGTAAATGAAAACCATAGAATAGTAAAGAATGGTAAAAGAAAAACGATGATAAAGCTTATGAAGATTCAAGGTAGTCCCAGTTATTTAGAGCTTAAAAAACAAAGGTTCTTTTGTCGTTCATGCCATTCATCATTTGTAGCAAAGACGAATTTTGTGAAAAAGCATCATAATTTCTGTAATAAATTAGCACTGCATATTCTGTATCAAAGCCATGAGAATAGATCTTGCAAAGGCATTGCTTACGATAACAATGTTAGTTCTGCTTCTGTAATACGTTATATTAATAAAACTGCAAATAGTGTTAAGTTAGGTCCATTTAATGAACTGCCCAAACATATCATGGTGGATGAATTCAAAAGTGTTAAAAATGTAGTAGGTAAAATGAGTTTTATATTTTGTGATGGTGATACGCATCAAATCGTAGATATTTTACCTGATCGTAGAAAGCGTGCATTATTTGCTTATTTTATCCGGTTTGATAGAGAAGTAAGAAAAAGAGTTGAAACAGTTACAACCGATATGTACAGCCCATATATTTCTTTATTTAAGCAGTTATTTCCAAATGCGAAAATCATTTTAGATCGATTTCACCTTGTTCAAGCATTAAATAGAGAACTCAATAGAGTTCGTATCAGGATAATGAATGAAAAAAGACATAAGGATGGCAAATACTATAGAAAACTTAAACATTATTGGAAGCTTATTCTTAAACCTTCCGAATCCTTGAATAGTACGCTTTATAAAGATAACAAGCTTTTCCCTGGATTAGAATCAGAAAAATCAATGATAAATTTTATTTTGGGTGAAAGCCCAGAGTTAAAGGATGTCTATGACAAAGTAAATGCGCTTCGTACATCAATAAAGACCAATGAAAATCATAAATTAACTCATCAAATTCTTAAATACCTTAAGGATAGAAATACTGATGGCATACTTAAAAGAGTACTTAAAAGCTTTAGAAATTTTTTACCAGAAATTATGAATGCATTAAATCATCCTGGTCGCTCAAACGGCCCTATAGAAGCTATAAATAACAACATTAAAGTACTAAAAAGAATCGCTTATGGATACAGAAATTTCTATAACTTCAGAAATAGAATTCTAATCAAATTCAAGCTATTAGCTAAGAAAAAACATCGCTTCCATACTCCATTGCCTAAAGCAGCTTAA
- a CDS encoding MetQ/NlpA family ABC transporter substrate-binding protein — protein sequence MKKYLLVLTIILAVVLSGCGNKQESKAKQKKFTIAFGVGTYEEQFRKGILPILKKEGYDVTIKTFSQNDQVNPAMIKGDVDASVFQSRAYMNSINDKLGGHMIVNNDVPTAPQSLWSKKHNSLKEIKDGQTIAIPNDPVNQERAFRIFEKEGWVKIDKDAGTVNFNQKSVKPGKYDLKFKELHPAQILRALDDVDCGVVNGNYIADSDRVIADGLLVEKTPEQHKVVLTINEEDKDTEWAKALKKAYYSKTFQDWYQKQEKYKGFIVPKEWK from the coding sequence ATGAAGAAGTATTTATTAGTTTTAACCATTATTTTAGCGGTGGTATTGAGCGGTTGCGGGAATAAACAAGAAAGCAAAGCCAAGCAAAAGAAATTTACCATTGCTTTTGGGGTTGGTACTTATGAGGAACAGTTCAGAAAAGGTATCTTGCCGATCTTGAAAAAAGAAGGCTATGATGTGACCATCAAAACATTTTCTCAAAATGACCAGGTTAATCCAGCAATGATTAAAGGGGATGTAGATGCTTCGGTATTCCAAAGCCGTGCCTATATGAACAGTATTAATGATAAGTTAGGCGGACATATGATTGTGAATAACGACGTCCCGACTGCACCACAGTCATTATGGTCTAAAAAGCATAACTCTTTGAAAGAAATAAAAGACGGACAAACGATTGCTATACCGAATGATCCGGTTAACCAAGAAAGAGCATTTCGTATTTTTGAAAAGGAAGGCTGGGTCAAAATCGATAAAGATGCTGGTACTGTCAACTTTAATCAAAAGAGTGTCAAGCCCGGCAAATATGATTTGAAATTTAAGGAACTGCATCCAGCACAAATTTTGCGTGCACTTGATGATGTGGATTGTGGTGTCGTCAACGGCAACTATATCGCGGATTCAGACCGTGTCATTGCGGATGGATTATTAGTTGAAAAGACACCTGAACAGCATAAAGTAGTATTAACAATCAATGAAGAAGATAAAGACACAGAATGGGCGAAGGCTTTGAAAAAAGCATACTATTCTAAAACATTCCAAGATTGGTATCAAAAACAGGAAAAATACAAAGGATTTATTGTTCCAAAAGAGTGGAAGTAA
- a CDS encoding SE1626 family protein, translating into MKHLTKIFVIIAIITFLAGVYFQTANDEGASIKMFLAAIMFMICAFISRNNDRKKREQNRKK; encoded by the coding sequence GTGAAGCATTTAACAAAAATTTTTGTCATCATCGCAATAATTACCTTTTTAGCAGGTGTATATTTTCAAACGGCTAACGATGAAGGCGCAAGCATCAAGATGTTTTTAGCGGCGATTATGTTTATGATTTGTGCATTTATCAGTCGAAATAATGATCGCAAAAAAAGAGAACAAAATCGAAAGAAGTAA
- the groES gene encoding co-chaperone GroES, which produces MLKPLGNRVIIKRVETEQTTKSGIVLTDKAKEKSNEGKVIAVGPGRTLDNGNVIAPEVKEGDTVVFEQYAGSEVQVGDEKYLVISEEEILAIVQ; this is translated from the coding sequence ATGCTTAAACCATTAGGAAATCGCGTAATAATTAAAAGAGTTGAAACTGAACAAACAACAAAGAGCGGTATTGTATTAACTGATAAAGCGAAAGAAAAATCTAATGAGGGTAAAGTTATCGCAGTCGGACCAGGCAGAACTTTAGATAACGGCAATGTAATTGCACCTGAAGTTAAAGAAGGCGACACTGTGGTATTTGAACAATATGCCGGCAGTGAAGTTCAAGTTGGCGATGAAAAATACCTTGTTATCAGTGAAGAAGAAATATTAGCTATCGTTCAATAA